One genomic window of Methanosarcina acetivorans C2A includes the following:
- a CDS encoding TldD/PmbA family protein, whose amino-acid sequence MYELAKKALKLAEEAGAEEAEIYYFANHSTGVNFKKDSLENAKDRFSEGLGIRAIVNGAVGFSSTNSAQDLENAVKVAVAEARVRENDPDWVSLPSNGKYPEVSGIFDKKVEALELEECIGYAVELVDGTKEMPGTLPTSGGFTRSRSRRLILNTNGIEIEEKSTTVSGFVDVITVNGDTSTAYDFAVSRSLDIDFFALGKNASDLALKSRGGIKIEPQKTDVIFHPFAFSDILDDALAPSLDSDNVQKGRSGLIDKLGEEVSVPELCIYDDGLVEAGIETAASDDEGVPSQHTTVLKNGVLETYLYDSYTAGKAGVKSTGNGSRSSYTSPPSVGLRNFVIDYPQEDIIANTASGVFVTTIIGAHTANSISGDFSVEARNAFTIKDGALDKPIKSLMISGNAFELLKNITGAGFDVRKVGGIITPSIRVSGMSVIG is encoded by the coding sequence TTGTACGAGCTTGCAAAAAAAGCCCTGAAACTGGCAGAAGAAGCAGGGGCTGAAGAAGCTGAAATCTATTATTTTGCAAACCACTCCACAGGTGTCAATTTCAAAAAAGATTCCCTTGAGAACGCTAAAGACCGTTTCTCGGAAGGGTTGGGAATCCGTGCAATTGTAAACGGCGCGGTGGGTTTTTCCAGCACTAACTCTGCACAAGATCTCGAAAATGCCGTAAAGGTTGCGGTTGCAGAAGCCCGGGTCCGGGAAAACGACCCTGATTGGGTATCCCTTCCTTCAAACGGCAAATACCCTGAGGTTTCGGGTATCTTTGACAAAAAGGTCGAAGCTCTTGAACTTGAAGAATGTATTGGCTATGCCGTAGAACTCGTTGACGGGACAAAAGAGATGCCCGGTACTCTCCCGACTTCCGGAGGCTTTACACGTTCAAGGAGCAGGCGTTTAATCCTGAACACAAACGGAATAGAAATTGAAGAGAAATCAACGACAGTATCCGGTTTTGTCGATGTGATTACCGTAAACGGGGACACCTCAACAGCCTATGACTTCGCCGTTTCTCGCTCCCTTGATATTGACTTTTTTGCTCTCGGGAAAAATGCTTCCGACCTTGCCCTGAAGTCCAGGGGAGGAATAAAAATAGAGCCGCAGAAAACCGATGTTATCTTTCACCCATTTGCTTTCTCGGACATTCTCGATGATGCCCTTGCCCCCTCGCTTGATTCGGACAATGTGCAGAAAGGGAGGTCAGGCCTGATCGATAAGCTCGGGGAAGAGGTGTCTGTCCCGGAACTGTGTATTTACGATGACGGGCTGGTTGAAGCGGGTATAGAGACCGCGGCTTCGGATGATGAAGGCGTTCCTTCGCAGCACACCACGGTCCTTAAAAACGGTGTGCTTGAAACCTACCTCTATGACAGCTATACCGCAGGAAAAGCCGGTGTAAAGAGCACAGGCAACGGCTCAAGGTCCTCCTATACAAGCCCTCCCTCAGTAGGGCTCAGGAACTTCGTTATCGACTACCCTCAGGAAGACATTATTGCAAATACTGCTTCCGGAGTTTTCGTAACCACGATCATCGGGGCTCATACTGCAAACTCAATCTCCGGGGACTTTTCAGTGGAAGCCCGAAACGCCTTCACAATCAAAGACGGAGCCCTGGACAAACCCATAAAATCTCTCATGATTTCGGGCAACGCTTTCGAACTCCTGAAAAACATTACAGGTGCAGGCTTTGACGTCAGAAAAGTCGGAGGCATAATAACGCCTTCAATCCGGGTTTCCGGTATGAGTGTAATAGGATAA
- the lonB gene encoding ATP-dependent protease LonB, with protein MVYNSNQNIDGSSENMDRQANEVVEESVPKLDTSAADQTQDEPTHQTQDEPTHQTQDEPTHESTQVMAESELSEEIDEDIDIGFRFEDTSNIEVPKLLIDQVLGQEHAVEVVRKAAGQRRHIMMIGTPGTGKSLLAKAMAELLPKEELKDILVYPNLEDLNNPKIREVPAGKGREIVMAHKMEARKKAQARNMLMMLFVVGIIIYSYFVAQLLWGIIAGIMILMLTRQFLPKEEMMIPKLAVSNYDKEHAPYIDATGAHAGALLGDVRHDPFQSGGLETPAHDRVEAGDIHKAHKGVLFIDEINTLRLESQQSLLTALQEKEYPITGQSERSSGALVKTEPVPCDFIMVSAGNLDAVQKMHPALRSRIKGYGYEVYMRDSMADSPENRKKLARFVAQEVVRDGHIPHFDEGAVGEVIREARRRAGRKGHLTLKLRDLGGLVRVAGDIAHSEGAPITTAEHVLAAKRIARSIEQQLADSYLEQRKEYESFLRKGSAVGRVNGLAVMGGDSGIVLPIVSEVTPALSGAEGRIIATGKLKAIAKEAVQNVSAVIKNMTGTDISRHDVHIQFVGTYEGVEGDSASVSIATAVISAIERIPVDQTVAMTGSLSVRGDVLPVGGVTYKIEAAAQAGLKKVIIPKANEADVLVEKAYREKIQIIPVSSIAEVMEHSLMGPKKNTIIEKLKNITKLSFDIPEVTPASVQAMNLFGCRN; from the coding sequence ATGGTGTATAATAGTAATCAGAACATAGACGGGTCTTCAGAGAATATGGACAGGCAAGCCAATGAAGTAGTGGAGGAGTCTGTCCCGAAGTTAGACACGTCTGCGGCCGACCAGACACAGGATGAGCCTACTCATCAGACACAGGATGAGCCTACTCATCAGACACAGGATGAGCCTACTCATGAGTCTACTCAGGTCATGGCCGAGTCTGAGTTAAGTGAAGAAATAGATGAAGATATAGACATCGGCTTCCGGTTTGAGGACACTTCGAACATCGAGGTCCCAAAACTCCTTATTGACCAGGTGCTGGGGCAGGAACATGCCGTGGAAGTCGTAAGGAAAGCCGCCGGCCAGAGACGGCACATCATGATGATAGGGACACCAGGCACAGGAAAGTCCCTGCTTGCAAAGGCAATGGCAGAACTTCTTCCTAAAGAAGAGCTCAAGGATATCCTTGTATATCCTAACCTGGAGGACCTTAACAATCCCAAGATAAGGGAGGTTCCCGCCGGGAAGGGCCGAGAAATTGTCATGGCTCACAAGATGGAGGCAAGAAAGAAAGCCCAGGCCCGGAACATGCTTATGATGCTCTTTGTTGTGGGTATCATCATCTATTCTTACTTCGTCGCCCAGCTGCTCTGGGGTATCATTGCAGGCATTATGATTCTTATGTTAACCCGCCAGTTCCTACCAAAAGAGGAAATGATGATTCCGAAGTTGGCGGTTTCAAATTATGACAAGGAGCACGCCCCGTACATCGATGCAACCGGAGCCCATGCAGGCGCTCTGCTTGGAGATGTCAGGCACGACCCCTTCCAGTCCGGAGGGCTTGAGACTCCTGCCCACGACAGGGTAGAAGCAGGGGATATCCACAAAGCCCACAAGGGTGTGCTTTTCATTGATGAAATCAATACCCTGAGACTTGAGTCACAGCAGAGTCTCCTAACTGCGCTTCAGGAAAAAGAATACCCGATTACCGGGCAATCCGAGAGAAGCTCGGGAGCTCTTGTCAAGACCGAGCCTGTGCCATGTGACTTTATCATGGTCTCTGCAGGGAACCTGGATGCCGTACAGAAAATGCACCCTGCGCTCCGGTCGAGGATAAAAGGTTACGGGTACGAAGTCTACATGCGAGATTCCATGGCAGACTCTCCCGAAAACCGGAAGAAACTGGCCCGCTTCGTTGCCCAGGAAGTCGTCAGGGACGGGCATATCCCTCACTTTGACGAGGGAGCTGTAGGAGAAGTGATCCGGGAAGCCAGAAGGCGTGCAGGCAGGAAAGGCCACCTTACCCTGAAGCTCCGTGACCTTGGCGGGCTTGTGCGTGTGGCAGGAGACATTGCTCACTCCGAAGGAGCTCCGATCACAACTGCCGAGCATGTGCTTGCAGCAAAGAGGATCGCAAGATCCATCGAACAGCAGCTTGCAGACAGCTACCTCGAACAGCGCAAGGAATACGAGTCCTTCCTGAGGAAAGGTTCGGCTGTGGGCAGAGTCAACGGACTTGCAGTCATGGGTGGAGATTCGGGAATCGTACTCCCCATTGTCTCCGAAGTTACACCTGCACTCTCAGGAGCCGAAGGCCGGATCATTGCAACCGGGAAACTCAAGGCCATTGCAAAGGAAGCCGTGCAGAACGTATCCGCGGTGATAAAGAACATGACCGGGACCGATATTTCCCGTCACGATGTCCACATACAGTTCGTGGGGACGTATGAAGGTGTGGAAGGGGACAGTGCCTCGGTTTCCATAGCAACTGCCGTAATCTCTGCTATTGAAAGGATCCCTGTGGACCAGACTGTTGCAATGACGGGTTCGCTTTCCGTCAGGGGAGATGTCCTGCCTGTTGGCGGAGTCACCTACAAGATCGAAGCTGCAGCTCAGGCCGGCTTGAAGAAAGTCATTATACCAAAAGCCAACGAGGCAGACGTTCTTGTTGAAAAGGCATACAGGGAGAAGATCCAGATCATTCCTGTTTCCTCAATTGCGGAAGTAATGGAACACAGCCTTATGGGCCCGAAAAAGAATACAATTATCGAAAAACTCAAAAATATTACAAAACTAAGTTTCGATATTCCGGAAGTTACACCCGCTTCCGTACAGGCTATGAACCTTTTCGGGTGCAGGAACTGA
- a CDS encoding TldD/PmbA family protein yields the protein MNSIMQDIKFYDCRVIEGSSTSIILDNGKIEEISRNFTKGAGVRALCGGSWGYTAVEGDIDLKRGVDAASKLAFSMNASTPKEEVELAAINPPGVKDLPEIRIDPRDVAIEEKVNLLKSIEGHAKIAGVHSTKVMYLESEFKVQYRSSEGLECEYELLNVGFAVSAVASENGVYQAGRESRFGYGYELFEKENVLELAGKAGKTAIELLKAKTPKGGEMPVVLDQELAGVFAHEAVGHASEADLVLEGDSILENRIGEQIASTLVTIIDDPTLHEFGYYPFDAEGSESKRTEIIRDGIFNSYLHSRETAAKLGGTPGNCRAQGYSMPVVRMSNTFIDNGDSRFEEMLEEVRDGMYLVGSRGGQVNTGEGIFQFNAEKGYLIRNGELTELVRDVSLSGKTLEILNHVTLVGNDLKMTAGRCGKAGQLVPVSDGSPHIAISKALVGGA from the coding sequence ATGAATAGTATTATGCAGGACATTAAATTTTATGACTGCAGGGTGATAGAGGGCAGTTCCACTTCTATCATTCTGGATAACGGAAAGATTGAAGAAATATCCAGAAACTTCACAAAGGGGGCCGGAGTAAGGGCCCTCTGCGGGGGTTCTTGGGGTTATACGGCTGTTGAAGGGGATATAGACCTCAAACGCGGGGTCGATGCTGCCTCAAAACTTGCTTTTTCTATGAATGCGAGCACCCCTAAAGAAGAAGTTGAACTTGCAGCCATAAATCCCCCCGGAGTAAAAGACCTTCCTGAAATCAGGATCGATCCGAGAGACGTTGCAATTGAAGAAAAAGTAAACCTTTTGAAGAGTATTGAGGGACATGCAAAGATCGCAGGCGTTCACAGTACCAAGGTAATGTATCTCGAGTCCGAATTCAAAGTTCAGTACCGGAGTTCGGAAGGGCTGGAATGTGAATATGAACTTTTGAATGTCGGTTTTGCAGTCTCTGCGGTTGCCTCGGAAAACGGCGTCTACCAGGCAGGCAGGGAAAGTCGTTTCGGATACGGTTATGAGCTTTTTGAGAAAGAAAATGTCCTCGAGCTTGCCGGAAAAGCAGGAAAGACCGCAATCGAACTCCTGAAGGCGAAGACCCCCAAAGGCGGAGAAATGCCTGTGGTGCTTGACCAGGAACTGGCAGGAGTTTTTGCCCATGAAGCCGTAGGACATGCTTCGGAAGCAGACCTGGTGCTTGAAGGGGACTCTATTCTTGAAAACCGGATAGGAGAACAGATTGCATCTACACTTGTTACGATTATTGATGACCCTACTCTGCATGAGTTCGGGTATTATCCTTTTGATGCCGAAGGTTCCGAATCGAAAAGAACCGAGATCATCAGGGACGGAATTTTTAACTCCTACCTTCATTCCCGCGAAACTGCAGCCAAACTCGGAGGCACTCCCGGAAACTGCAGGGCTCAGGGCTATTCCATGCCTGTTGTCAGGATGAGCAATACTTTCATCGATAACGGGGATTCCAGATTTGAAGAGATGCTGGAAGAAGTCAGGGACGGCATGTACCTTGTAGGTTCAAGGGGCGGGCAGGTAAACACCGGAGAAGGTATCTTCCAGTTCAATGCCGAAAAAGGGTACCTTATCAGGAACGGAGAGCTTACCGAGCTCGTAAGGGACGTCTCTCTCTCAGGCAAGACCCTTGAAATCCTCAACCATGTAACCCTTGTGGGCAATGACCTGAAAATGACTGCCGGAAGATGCGGAAAAGCCGGGCAGCTTGTCCCCGTATCGGATGGTTCTCCTCATATTGCAATCTCAAAAGCCCTTGTAGGAGGTGCATGA